One Pseudoliparis swirei isolate HS2019 ecotype Mariana Trench chromosome 4, NWPU_hadal_v1, whole genome shotgun sequence genomic window carries:
- the LOC130192773 gene encoding ribonuclease P protein subunit p25-like protein, translated as MDDGATPVTPVTPVTRPVYRDQPYSDAVVNSISCPMKPPPPPPQAPPPALKLGREGFKKVCRTEEDGPCPFPGLASGVLEMRVKEGSKIRNLMGFAMARMQGEGLVSGGGGGLRQVVFTGSGRAVTKTITCAEIMKRNVGSLHQLTKLQYRAVKEVWESGGGEEEGGTSEMTVHRTVTSVSILLSKDPLDPLEPGYQPPEAISMLWDEREGIGPASPRKRPLGPLGPLGPLGPLGPLGPLRPSPYAGPPHCKRVCLGEGGSVHPPH; from the coding sequence ATGGACGACGGGGCGACCCCGGTGACCCCGGTGACCCCAGTGACCCGCCCCGTCTACCGCGATCAGCCCTACAGCGACGCGGTGGTCAACAGTATTTCGTGCCCGAtgaagccgccgccgccgccgccacaggcccctccccccgcgCTGAAACTAGGCCGGGAAGGGTTTAAGAAGGTGTGCCGCACGGAGGAGGACGGCCCCTGTCCCTTTCCAGGACTGGCCTCCGGGGTGCTGGAGATGCGCGTGAAGGAGGGAAGTAAGATCCGCAACCTGATGGGATTCGCCATGGCGCGGatgcagggggaggggcttgttagcggcggcggcggagggctCAGGCAGGTGGTCTTCACGGGGTCGGGCCGCGCCGTCACCAAGACCATCACCTGCGCCGAGATCATGAAGCGGAACGTGGGCTCCCTGCACCAGCTCACCAAGCTGCAGTACCGGGCCGTGAAGGAGGTGTgggagagcggcggcggcgaggaggagggggggacgtCCGAGATGACGGTGCACAGGACGGTGACCTCCGTCAGCATCCTGCTCTCCAAAGACCCGCTGGACCCCCTGGAGCCGGGCTACCAGCCGCCGGAGGCTATCAGCATGCTGTGGGACGAGAGAGAGGGGATCGGACCCGCCTCGCCACGCAAGAGACCTCTAGGACCGCTCGGACCCCTCGGACCCCTCGGACCGCTCGGACCCCTCGGACCGCTCAGACCTTCGCCGTACGCCGGGCCGCCTCACTGTAAGAGAGTGTGTTTGGGGGAAGGAGGGTCGGTCCACCCTCCTCACTGA
- the dpep2 gene encoding dipeptidase 1 isoform X1, giving the protein MLSRKSVTAASAGFWMKSFGPLVVLSSLFCLTSGSSERDRVHDLMSRFPLIDGHNDLALQLRILHNNRLSQVDLYNLSKVSTDITRLHAGHVQAQMFAVYVLCGAQQKDAVRLTLEQIDVVRRMCSEYQDFELVTSAQGLRDSAMRRKIACLISVEGGHSIDSSLAALRMFYRLGVRSMSLTHTCNTPWAESSSKLYDVYRRQNDSLTAFGKAVVEEMNRVGMIVDLSHTSWDTASAALQHSKAPVIFSHSSSFSVCGHGRNVPDRLLLDLKQQRGLIMVNFHSNFVSCSDEANISHVADHFDHIKQVAGAESVGVGGDFDGAVNAPCPPRRQLPSGPGGRVQVPRPDPGAAAQELDRERVGGRPPTQLPARVRGGGEGPGSVVFDPAQRGPDPFGGGAEPVQAGPQTTEPQRLLPPVPLLQSPAWTQRPAPPGRRPAAFQPTCD; this is encoded by the exons ATGCTTTCCAGGAAAAGTGTCACGGCTGCGTCGGCCGGATTCTGGATGAAGTCCTTTGGACCTCTGGTGGTTCTGTCCTCTCTGTTCTGTCTCACATCTGGATCCtccgagagagacagagtgcaCGACCTGATGTCCAGATTCCCTCTTATTGACGG tcacAACGACTTGGCTCTCCAGCTGAGGATACTTCACAACAACCGGCTGAGCCAAGTGGACCTTTACAACCTCAGCAAAGTGTCCACCGACATCACCCGCCTCCACGCGGGCCACGTGCAGGCGCAG ATGTTTGCGGTCTACGTGTTGTGTGGCGCCCAGCAGAAGGACGCCGTGAGGCTGACTCTGGAACAAATAGATGTGGTCCGGCGCATGTGCAGCGAGTACCAGGACTTTGAGCTGGTCACGTCTGCTCAGG ggctcAGGGACTCTGCGATGAGGCGTAAGATCGCGTGTCTCATCAGCGTGGAGGGCGGCCACTCCATCGACAGCAGCCTGGCGGCCCTCAGGATGTTCTACCGGCTCGGGGTGCGCTCCATGTCGCTCACGCACACCTGCAACACGCCCTG ggCAGAATCCTCCTCAAAACTTTACGATGTCTATCGAAGACAGAACGACAGCCTGACGGCCTTTGGGAAG GctgtggtggaggagatgaaCCGGGTGGGGATGATCGTGGACCTTTCCCACACTTCCTGGGACACCGCCTCGGCCGCGCTGCAGCACTCCAAGGCGCCGGTTATTTTTAGCCACTCGTCGTCCTTCTCCGTGTGCGGCCACGGACGCAACGTGCCGGACCGACTGCTGCTGGATCTG AAGCAGCAGCGTGGGCTGATCATGGTGAACTTTCACAGCAACTTCGTGTCCTGCAGCGACGAGGCGAACATCTCCCACGTGGCCG aCCATTTCGACCACATCAAGCAGGTGGCCGGAGCCGAGTCCGTCGGAGTCGGCGGGGACTTCGATGGAGCCGTGAA CGCCCCCTGTCCTCCCCGTCGACAGCTTCCCTCTGGGCCTGGAGGACGTGTCCAAGTACCCCGCCCTGATCCAGGAGCTGCTGCGCAGGAACTGGACCGAGAGCGAGTTGGCGGACGTCCTCCGACACAACTTCCTGCGCGTGttcgaggaggtggagagg gtccggGATCAGTTGTCTTCGACCCGGCCCAGCGAGGTCCAGATCCCtttggaggaggtgcagaacccgTGCAGGCTGGTCCTCAGACCACCGAGCcccagaggctcctcccacctgtccccctcctccagaGCCCAGCATGGACCCAGAGGCCTGCTCCTCCTGGCCGTCGTCCTGCGGCTTTCCAGCCGACTTGTGATTGA
- the dpep2 gene encoding dipeptidase 2 isoform X2, with the protein MLSRKSVTAASAGFWMKSFGPLVVLSSLFCLTSGSSERDRVHDLMSRFPLIDGHNDLALQLRILHNNRLSQVDLYNLSKVSTDITRLHAGHVQAQMFAVYVLCGAQQKDAVRLTLEQIDVVRRMCSEYQDFELVTSAQGLRDSAMRRKIACLISVEGGHSIDSSLAALRMFYRLGVRSMSLTHTCNTPWAESSSKLYDVYRRQNDSLTAFGKAVVEEMNRVGMIVDLSHTSWDTASAALQHSKAPVIFSHSSSFSVCGHGRNVPDRLLLDLKQQRGLIMVNFHSNFVSCSDEANISHVADHFDHIKQVAGAESVGVGGDFDGAVNFPLGLEDVSKYPALIQELLRRNWTESELADVLRHNFLRVFEEVERVRDQLSSTRPSEVQIPLEEVQNPCRLVLRPPSPRGSSHLSPSSRAQHGPRGLLLLAVVLRLSSRLVIE; encoded by the exons ATGCTTTCCAGGAAAAGTGTCACGGCTGCGTCGGCCGGATTCTGGATGAAGTCCTTTGGACCTCTGGTGGTTCTGTCCTCTCTGTTCTGTCTCACATCTGGATCCtccgagagagacagagtgcaCGACCTGATGTCCAGATTCCCTCTTATTGACGG tcacAACGACTTGGCTCTCCAGCTGAGGATACTTCACAACAACCGGCTGAGCCAAGTGGACCTTTACAACCTCAGCAAAGTGTCCACCGACATCACCCGCCTCCACGCGGGCCACGTGCAGGCGCAG ATGTTTGCGGTCTACGTGTTGTGTGGCGCCCAGCAGAAGGACGCCGTGAGGCTGACTCTGGAACAAATAGATGTGGTCCGGCGCATGTGCAGCGAGTACCAGGACTTTGAGCTGGTCACGTCTGCTCAGG ggctcAGGGACTCTGCGATGAGGCGTAAGATCGCGTGTCTCATCAGCGTGGAGGGCGGCCACTCCATCGACAGCAGCCTGGCGGCCCTCAGGATGTTCTACCGGCTCGGGGTGCGCTCCATGTCGCTCACGCACACCTGCAACACGCCCTG ggCAGAATCCTCCTCAAAACTTTACGATGTCTATCGAAGACAGAACGACAGCCTGACGGCCTTTGGGAAG GctgtggtggaggagatgaaCCGGGTGGGGATGATCGTGGACCTTTCCCACACTTCCTGGGACACCGCCTCGGCCGCGCTGCAGCACTCCAAGGCGCCGGTTATTTTTAGCCACTCGTCGTCCTTCTCCGTGTGCGGCCACGGACGCAACGTGCCGGACCGACTGCTGCTGGATCTG AAGCAGCAGCGTGGGCTGATCATGGTGAACTTTCACAGCAACTTCGTGTCCTGCAGCGACGAGGCGAACATCTCCCACGTGGCCG aCCATTTCGACCACATCAAGCAGGTGGCCGGAGCCGAGTCCGTCGGAGTCGGCGGGGACTTCGATGGAGCCGTGAA CTTCCCTCTGGGCCTGGAGGACGTGTCCAAGTACCCCGCCCTGATCCAGGAGCTGCTGCGCAGGAACTGGACCGAGAGCGAGTTGGCGGACGTCCTCCGACACAACTTCCTGCGCGTGttcgaggaggtggagagg gtccggGATCAGTTGTCTTCGACCCGGCCCAGCGAGGTCCAGATCCCtttggaggaggtgcagaacccgTGCAGGCTGGTCCTCAGACCACCGAGCcccagaggctcctcccacctgtccccctcctccagaGCCCAGCATGGACCCAGAGGCCTGCTCCTCCTGGCCGTCGTCCTGCGGCTTTCCAGCCGACTTGTGATTGAATGA
- the dpep2 gene encoding dipeptidase 2 isoform X3, producing the protein MLSRKSVTAASAGFWMKSFGPLVVLSSLFCLTSGSSERDRVHDLMSRFPLIDGHNDLALQLRILHNNRLSQVDLYNLSKVSTDITRLHAGHVQAQMFAVYVLCGAQQKDAVRLTLEQIDVVRRMCSEYQDFELVTSAQGLRDSAMRRKIACLISVEGGHSIDSSLAALRMFYRLGVRSMSLTHTCNTPWAESSSKLYDVYRRQNDSLTAFGKAVVEEMNRVGMIVDLSHTSWDTASAALQHSKAPVIFSHSSSFSVCGHGRNVPDRLLLDLKQQRGLIMVNFHSNFVSCSDEANISHVADHFDHIKQVAGAESVGVGGDFDGAVNKVCSLRVTPCPKRPLSSPSTASLWAWRTCPSTPP; encoded by the exons ATGCTTTCCAGGAAAAGTGTCACGGCTGCGTCGGCCGGATTCTGGATGAAGTCCTTTGGACCTCTGGTGGTTCTGTCCTCTCTGTTCTGTCTCACATCTGGATCCtccgagagagacagagtgcaCGACCTGATGTCCAGATTCCCTCTTATTGACGG tcacAACGACTTGGCTCTCCAGCTGAGGATACTTCACAACAACCGGCTGAGCCAAGTGGACCTTTACAACCTCAGCAAAGTGTCCACCGACATCACCCGCCTCCACGCGGGCCACGTGCAGGCGCAG ATGTTTGCGGTCTACGTGTTGTGTGGCGCCCAGCAGAAGGACGCCGTGAGGCTGACTCTGGAACAAATAGATGTGGTCCGGCGCATGTGCAGCGAGTACCAGGACTTTGAGCTGGTCACGTCTGCTCAGG ggctcAGGGACTCTGCGATGAGGCGTAAGATCGCGTGTCTCATCAGCGTGGAGGGCGGCCACTCCATCGACAGCAGCCTGGCGGCCCTCAGGATGTTCTACCGGCTCGGGGTGCGCTCCATGTCGCTCACGCACACCTGCAACACGCCCTG ggCAGAATCCTCCTCAAAACTTTACGATGTCTATCGAAGACAGAACGACAGCCTGACGGCCTTTGGGAAG GctgtggtggaggagatgaaCCGGGTGGGGATGATCGTGGACCTTTCCCACACTTCCTGGGACACCGCCTCGGCCGCGCTGCAGCACTCCAAGGCGCCGGTTATTTTTAGCCACTCGTCGTCCTTCTCCGTGTGCGGCCACGGACGCAACGTGCCGGACCGACTGCTGCTGGATCTG AAGCAGCAGCGTGGGCTGATCATGGTGAACTTTCACAGCAACTTCGTGTCCTGCAGCGACGAGGCGAACATCTCCCACGTGGCCG aCCATTTCGACCACATCAAGCAGGTGGCCGGAGCCGAGTCCGTCGGAGTCGGCGGGGACTTCGATGGAGCCGTGAA TAAAGTGTGTAGTCTCAGAGTGACTCCCTGTCCAAAGCGCCCCCTGTCCTCCCCGTCGACAGCTTCCCTCTGGGCCTGGAGGACGTGTCCAAGTACCCCGCCCTGA